The Funiculus sociatus GB2-C1 genome segment ATCTAAACGGGCTGAGCATGATTTCTATGACCAGATTTGGTTCTCTCGCATCCGTTCATTAACCTGTCACCCTTGATCTACCAAGCATCTACAAAGATGTGTCAGGCAGTCAGGACGTGCAGTACCCCGATTAAGATAGATATTAGTTTCATCAGGATTAATTCTTAAAACCTGAGTAAAGTCATCAATTGCTCCTTGCATATCTCCTAGAGCAGAACGGGCAAAAGCCCGAAAAGAGTAAGCAACAGCATCGTCAGGATTAATTCTGAGCGCCTGAGTAAAATCTTCAATTGCTCCTTGATTATCTTCTAGCTGATAACGGGCAAAACCTCGACTGCCATAGACAATGCCGTTATCAGGATTAATTCTAAGTACCTGGGTATAATCTTCAATTGCTGCCTGTTTATCTCCTATAGCAGAAAGAGATATACCCCGCTGGTAGTATGCAGTAGCATTATTAGGATTAAGCTTAAGAGCCTGGGTGTAATCCTCAATTGCTCCTTGCTCATTTCCTATGCCAGCGCGGACAATGCCTCGATGAATGTAGGCTTGAGCAACGTTAGGCTGAATCTTGATTGCCTGACTGAAATCCTCAATTGCTTGCTGCGAATTCTCGATGTTATCGAAGGCAATACCTCGATAGTAGTATGTTTGAGCATCGTCCGGATTAATTTTGATCGCTTGAGTGAAATCTTCAATTGCTTCGTGTTTATCTCCTATCTCAAAATGAATGATACCTCGCCTAAAGTAGGCTTGGGCATCATTAGGATTAATCTTAATCCCCTGATTAAAGTCATCAATTGCGCTTCGATTATCTCCTATTGCATAATGGGCATCACCTCGCCAAAAGTAGGCTAGTGCATTATTGGGATCAATTTCAATTACCTGACTAAAATCCTCGATTGCACGCTGGTTATCTTTTATGGCATAACGAACAGCACCTCGGTTGTAGTAGAGAACTGGATTGTTTCCATTAATCACGAGCGCCTGAGTGTAATCTTCAATTGCACCTTGGCAATCTCCTATTTCGTAACGAACATCACCTCGATTGGCGTAGGCTGTAGCATAGTTGGGATTAATTCTGATCGCCTGAGTATAATCCTCAATTGCACCCTGGTAATCTCCTATTTTAAAACAGATATAACCCCGATTGTTAAGGGCTTTAGTATGGATAGGATCAATTTTGAGTCCTTGAGTATAATCCTCAATTGCGCCTTGTTTATCTCCCATTAATGAACGGGCAGAACCCCGACAAAAGAAGGCTTCAGCAAGGTTGAAATTCAAGTGTAAAGCTTGAGTATAATTAGCGATTGCACCTTGATAATCTCCTTTTTCAGAACAGGCATTACCTAAAATGAAATAGTCAACGACTAAACTAGAAATCTTACTCTCTATATAAGGCTCTTTAGTTTTATTAAAAATTATTTCCGACTCTTGTTTAGGTTTTGATGTCTGAATTTTTTGCCCTCCATAACCGTTATCTTCAGGAAATTTTGAATTTCTTAAATAGGTATATAATCCACCGCAATACAACAAATCATCTATCTTAAATAAGGCTTTGCCATTCTTTAATTCAATTATATTAGTTGGCAGAAAGCCAGCTATGATGAGATTGTATCCTGTTTGCCTATCATCAAATGCTTCTTGACTGAGAATGCAGACTAAAACAGCATTTTTATTAACTTCTTCTGGGGTAATTCCCCATTGGACTTTATCGATACTGCCATAACGAGTTTTAACCTGGATTCCCACAGATGGGTTAGTAGTTAGTCTAAAATCG includes the following:
- a CDS encoding tetratricopeptide repeat protein, which produces MDWITLLRSQQADFIQRLKSAHLLHCETVGQHSELTVISGQKLKQLVDFCWEMAEKYKQSNPVRNVFNNNLKGKLGEEVVKIRLADFVTEVDYEKRLGGDGKVDFRLTTNPSVGIQVKTRYGSIDKVQWGITPEEVNKNAVLVCILSQEAFDDRQTGYNLIIAGFLPTNIIELKNGKALFKIDDLLYCGGLYTYLRNSKFPEDNGYGGQKIQTSKPKQESEIIFNKTKEPYIESKISSLVVDYFILGNACSEKGDYQGAIANYTQALHLNFNLAEAFFCRGSARSLMGDKQGAIEDYTQGLKIDPIHTKALNNRGYICFKIGDYQGAIEDYTQAIRINPNYATAYANRGDVRYEIGDCQGAIEDYTQALVINGNNPVLYYNRGAVRYAIKDNQRAIEDFSQVIEIDPNNALAYFWRGDAHYAIGDNRSAIDDFNQGIKINPNDAQAYFRRGIIHFEIGDKHEAIEDFTQAIKINPDDAQTYYYRGIAFDNIENSQQAIEDFSQAIKIQPNVAQAYIHRGIVRAGIGNEQGAIEDYTQALKLNPNNATAYYQRGISLSAIGDKQAAIEDYTQVLRINPDNGIVYGSRGFARYQLEDNQGAIEDFTQALRINPDDAVAYSFRAFARSALGDMQGAIDDFTQVLRINPDETNIYLNRGTARPDCLTHLCRCLVDQG